A genomic window from Periweissella cryptocerci includes:
- a CDS encoding class A sortase has translation MRKKIISVILVVLALGIIVVSLNPRLYVGRYAQLIAQYKVKSNTKIVHGTVKIPVQYDGVSDVNLKKLRADMQRKEAVVLRGYVAIPQVGIEMPIFEGTSPKSLALGAGTLKADETMGQRNYAIGAHNMADNRTYFSTLQNEFYVGSKIYVTDGEKIYIYRSTTKKIVSEYQVNVLADKPKQTATITLVTCFEEPPYYTNATKRVIITGKLLTQRKIDARYLQAHGIFKVLQNS, from the coding sequence ATGCGTAAGAAAATCATCAGCGTGATATTGGTTGTTTTGGCACTTGGAATAATTGTGGTTAGTTTGAATCCACGCCTCTATGTCGGACGGTATGCCCAACTAATCGCCCAATATAAAGTTAAGTCAAATACCAAGATTGTCCATGGAACAGTTAAAATACCGGTGCAATATGACGGTGTGAGTGATGTTAATTTAAAAAAGTTACGAGCTGATATGCAACGTAAGGAAGCGGTGGTATTACGGGGTTATGTTGCGATTCCTCAAGTTGGCATTGAAATGCCAATCTTTGAAGGGACTTCACCTAAGAGTTTGGCATTAGGTGCGGGCACGTTAAAGGCGGATGAAACCATGGGCCAACGTAATTATGCAATTGGTGCACATAATATGGCCGATAATCGCACGTATTTTAGTACCCTTCAGAATGAATTTTACGTTGGTAGCAAGATTTACGTTACTGACGGTGAAAAAATCTATATCTATCGTAGTACTACTAAGAAAATTGTTAGTGAATATCAGGTGAATGTTTTAGCTGATAAACCGAAACAGACAGCAACGATTACATTAGTGACCTGTTTTGAAGAACCACCGTATTACACAAACGCCACCAAGCGGGTCATTATCACAGGGAAGTTACTGACTCAGCGCAAAATTGATGCGCGTTATCTGCAAGCCCACGGGATTTTTAAAGTTTTGCAAAATAGCTAA
- a CDS encoding ClC family H(+)/Cl(-) exchange transporter, with amino-acid sequence MKFDNLRLIVVVRAMIVGLFVGIVISLFRWLVEHIRKITNVIYHLAGQNILILILTIIGMFILTWVIAKIVAPNERVMGSGIPQVEGQLHGELEMEGWSTLWRKFIATTLTLGTGVFLGREGPSIQLGASVGQVFAEQMELDKRDWRLLIASGAAAGISAAFSAPIAGTMFVLEEVYHSLAVTLWISALSASLTADLVSQQAFGLKPILSIVNGSNVPPAFYWLVVVLGIIAGFAALLFQKAILWQPTFYKIFSWIPRKYQAIVPFLLVIPVGIFFTDTLGGSNALIVQITEHTPNLKILLGILVLRFVFTLISYGSGLSGGIFFPILTIGSVFGAAFGMIAVKLGILPVEYVSDFVVFAMAGYFAGISKAPFTAVLLLTEMVGSMSQLLPIALVALISYLTVDAFGGKPIYESLLERMVAGAKKVTGLYGRTDEIRVTINPGGLLEENAVRDIEWPHGTLLTRVNRGQDELVPDGDLILHHGDVVTLVMDKSLRSNATHEIAAINN; translated from the coding sequence ATGAAATTTGATAATTTACGGCTCATCGTGGTGGTTCGTGCGATGATCGTCGGCCTATTTGTCGGAATAGTGATTAGTCTATTCCGTTGGCTAGTTGAACACATTCGGAAAATTACCAATGTGATTTACCATTTAGCAGGACAAAATATTTTGATTTTGATTTTAACAATCATTGGAATGTTCATCCTGACGTGGGTAATCGCAAAGATTGTTGCACCGAATGAACGTGTAATGGGTTCGGGAATTCCTCAAGTTGAGGGACAATTACACGGTGAACTTGAAATGGAAGGCTGGTCAACTTTGTGGCGTAAGTTCATAGCGACGACGTTAACACTGGGGACTGGGGTTTTCCTTGGGCGTGAAGGGCCTTCAATTCAATTGGGGGCTTCAGTTGGTCAAGTTTTTGCGGAACAAATGGAATTAGATAAACGTGATTGGCGTTTGCTGATTGCGAGTGGTGCGGCGGCTGGGATTTCAGCAGCGTTTAGTGCACCAATTGCCGGCACAATGTTTGTACTGGAAGAAGTCTATCACAGTTTAGCGGTGACATTATGGATTAGTGCGTTGTCAGCATCATTAACGGCAGATTTGGTTTCACAACAAGCGTTTGGTTTGAAGCCAATCCTGTCAATTGTTAATGGCTCCAACGTGCCACCGGCATTTTACTGGTTAGTTGTTGTGCTTGGAATTATTGCTGGTTTTGCGGCTTTATTATTCCAAAAAGCAATTTTATGGCAACCAACTTTTTACAAGATTTTTAGCTGGATTCCTCGCAAGTATCAAGCAATCGTGCCATTCCTTTTGGTAATTCCAGTTGGGATTTTCTTCACCGATACACTTGGTGGTAGTAATGCGCTGATTGTCCAAATTACGGAACATACGCCTAATTTGAAAATTTTGCTGGGAATTTTGGTATTACGATTTGTCTTTACTTTGATTTCATATGGTTCTGGTTTATCAGGTGGTATTTTCTTCCCAATTTTGACGATTGGTTCGGTCTTTGGGGCCGCATTTGGGATGATTGCGGTGAAACTTGGTATTTTACCGGTAGAATATGTTTCTGATTTTGTGGTCTTTGCAATGGCGGGCTACTTCGCTGGGATTAGTAAGGCGCCGTTTACCGCGGTCTTGTTATTGACGGAAATGGTTGGTTCAATGTCACAACTGTTACCAATTGCCTTGGTAGCGTTGATTTCATACTTAACAGTTGATGCCTTTGGTGGTAAACCAATCTATGAAAGTTTGCTAGAACGGATGGTTGCGGGCGCGAAGAAAGTTACCGGCTTATATGGCCGTACTGATGAAATTCGCGTGACAATCAATCCAGGTGGCTTGCTCGAAGAAAATGCTGTACGGGATATTGAATGGCCTCATGGAACTTTGTTAACGCGAGTGAACCGTGGTCAAGACGAATTGGTCCCGGATGGTGATTTGATTTTGCACCATGGGGATGTCGTTACTTTAGTGATGGACAAGAGTTTGCGGAGTAATGCGACTCATGAAATCGCTGCGATTAATAATTAG
- a CDS encoding DMT family transporter produces MINLSLGVVAGFLYATQTGINADLRKSVGSPVRAALVAYVIGMIVMMLLTVITGSSIVISHKMFFSSPWWLFTGGIFGSIYQVSNIFLFKKIGAIKVVILPIMGQLVFSSIIGQFGWLGAATYQLSFIRVIGFAVLAFGWYVAIVLVQRDEDGVKVQAKSQQNLGWEIWSVLSGGLFAAQQIINGQLGHVVGSPVKAAYISFLVSTILLVIVALVTERKILPNKGTIAQTKWWSWTGGISAGLVIALGSVISQAVGASLTLTLIFMGQYLGSSLIQQFGLWRSPKNAVLPLQIYGFVVILMGVVIIRFW; encoded by the coding sequence ATGATTAACTTATCATTGGGTGTCGTAGCTGGATTCTTGTATGCGACACAAACAGGGATCAATGCAGACTTGCGTAAATCTGTGGGATCACCGGTACGGGCTGCTTTAGTTGCTTATGTTATTGGTATGATTGTTATGATGTTACTCACCGTCATTACGGGGAGTTCAATCGTAATTAGTCATAAAATGTTTTTTTCAAGTCCGTGGTGGTTATTCACGGGTGGAATATTTGGTTCAATTTATCAAGTATCAAATATTTTTCTTTTTAAAAAAATTGGCGCAATTAAAGTTGTTATTTTACCAATCATGGGACAACTGGTCTTTAGCTCAATTATTGGTCAATTTGGTTGGCTTGGAGCGGCGACATATCAGCTATCATTCATTCGTGTAATTGGATTTGCAGTATTGGCCTTTGGCTGGTATGTCGCAATTGTCCTCGTTCAGCGGGATGAAGATGGCGTAAAAGTTCAAGCAAAGAGTCAACAAAACCTCGGCTGGGAAATCTGGTCGGTCTTATCTGGTGGTTTGTTCGCCGCACAACAAATAATTAATGGTCAATTAGGCCACGTTGTCGGTTCGCCCGTGAAGGCGGCCTACATTTCATTTTTGGTCAGTACCATATTGTTAGTTATTGTGGCTTTAGTAACAGAACGCAAGATTTTGCCAAACAAGGGAACCATTGCGCAAACTAAATGGTGGTCTTGGACGGGTGGCATTAGTGCCGGTCTAGTCATTGCTTTGGGTTCAGTTATTTCCCAAGCCGTGGGCGCAAGCTTAACTCTTACATTGATCTTTATGGGTCAATATCTTGGAAGTTCATTAATACAACAATTTGGATTATGGAGATCACCTAAAAATGCAGTGCTACCACTGCAAATTTACGGTTTTGTTGTCATATTAATGGGAGTAGTAATCATTCGCTTTTGGTAA
- a CDS encoding DMT family transporter codes for MLITSLMTGLIAGVLLANQIPINSHLQKSVVSPFKTVIIAYSVGVVFLIFLLSIAGQNLFVSSTVFSHQPLWLWTGGLLGAVYQTTNVVVFRKIGAVQTVVLPVFGQVLVSTAIDTFGWFNSPVVKLTGIHLIGLFILIAGLIIAVGVSKQSEFEKTTVAKILDGDGTLTAERRGVWQVTLYRIASIFGGVSFGLQQAVNGKMGAAVGSPLQASLISYGISAIGLIVVVLIVERSVLPSKETFKLSKISPWTFLGGVFGSLAVVANISNVPHIGAGRNILLVIIGQFVSALVIQYFGLWSSIKKRVMVPQYMGVAMMALGVFFLKF; via the coding sequence ATGCTTATTACGTCACTTATGACGGGTTTGATTGCAGGTGTCTTACTTGCTAATCAGATTCCAATTAATTCTCACTTACAAAAATCGGTGGTTTCACCATTTAAAACAGTTATTATCGCATATTCAGTTGGGGTGGTCTTCTTGATATTCCTCCTCTCAATCGCGGGACAAAACTTGTTCGTCAGCAGCACTGTTTTTAGCCATCAACCACTTTGGCTTTGGACCGGTGGTTTGCTTGGTGCCGTATACCAAACAACGAACGTGGTCGTTTTCCGTAAAATCGGGGCCGTCCAAACCGTTGTCTTACCAGTCTTTGGTCAAGTGCTTGTAAGTACGGCCATTGACACCTTTGGTTGGTTTAACAGCCCGGTTGTTAAATTAACTGGCATCCACTTGATTGGCTTGTTCATTTTGATTGCGGGTTTAATTATCGCAGTTGGGGTGTCAAAACAATCAGAATTCGAAAAAACAACTGTTGCCAAGATTTTAGATGGTGACGGTACATTGACCGCTGAACGCCGTGGCGTTTGGCAAGTGACGCTTTACCGAATCGCTTCAATTTTCGGTGGGGTGTCATTTGGTTTACAACAAGCCGTGAACGGTAAGATGGGTGCAGCTGTGGGTTCACCATTGCAAGCATCACTTATCTCATACGGTATTAGTGCGATTGGCTTAATTGTGGTCGTATTGATTGTTGAACGTAGTGTTTTACCTTCAAAAGAAACATTCAAGCTTTCAAAAATTTCACCTTGGACATTCTTGGGTGGAGTTTTCGGTAGTTTAGCCGTGGTTGCTAATATTAGTAACGTGCCACACATTGGCGCCGGTCGTAACATTTTGTTGGTTATCATTGGCCAATTTGTTAGTGCACTTGTTATTCAGTACTTTGGATTGTGGAGCTCAATTAAAAAGCGCGTTATGGTACCCCAATATATGGGTGTAGCAATGATGGCACTGGGAGTTTTCTTCCTCAAATTTTGA
- a CDS encoding FAD-dependent oxidoreductase, with the protein MKVIVIGSTLAGTYAVQQIMNSHPDTEITIYEKNDNVSFINSGISMFLAGDVNELTDLFEVEPKALTDLGVTIKLKTPVLKVDAENKTIQARDLKTGETIKDTYDKLIVTTGSFPILPPIKGIDSEKVMLARSWYDAKKLADVSKDGNTVAIVGAGYIGVEIAEAYSRIGHQVILFQASGQVLRKYHDVEYSDEIVKDLEHNNVKVVLEETVTEFEDAGDKVIVKTNKGVYSANHAIVSVGSSPSSQLLNGIVDLGKSGEVLVDEYMRTSHPDILAAGDVASSYDNPAQREVYIPLGSTAVRQGTILGMNIIENRMKYIGTQASSGLQLYGVTTVTTGLTKTNAIKNGIDAEKVVMRTVYPLTTEEGTTDEDVLITLTYRKDNQRIIGGQMRSRADVSQTVNTLSVAIQNNMTLGDLAYVDQLLESSDRPFNILNFAAQFALNNEVNSNSKGK; encoded by the coding sequence ATGAAAGTCATTGTTATTGGTAGTACTTTAGCGGGTACGTATGCAGTTCAACAAATTATGAATTCACACCCTGATACTGAAATCACCATCTATGAAAAAAATGATAATGTGTCATTTATTAATAGTGGGATTTCAATGTTTTTGGCCGGTGATGTTAATGAATTAACTGATTTATTCGAAGTTGAACCTAAAGCCTTAACGGATTTAGGGGTCACAATTAAATTGAAAACCCCAGTTTTAAAAGTTGATGCTGAAAATAAAACGATTCAAGCCCGTGATTTAAAAACTGGTGAAACAATTAAAGATACTTACGATAAGTTGATTGTTACCACGGGCTCATTCCCAATCTTGCCACCAATCAAGGGGATTGATAGTGAAAAAGTTATGTTGGCGCGGAGTTGGTATGATGCTAAGAAACTGGCCGATGTTTCCAAAGACGGTAACACGGTTGCGATTGTTGGGGCTGGTTATATCGGTGTCGAAATTGCCGAAGCATACAGCCGAATTGGTCACCAAGTAATCTTGTTCCAAGCCTCTGGTCAAGTTTTACGTAAGTACCACGATGTTGAGTATTCTGACGAAATCGTTAAGGATTTGGAACATAACAATGTCAAGGTGGTCTTAGAAGAAACGGTTACTGAATTCGAAGATGCTGGTGACAAAGTTATCGTTAAAACGAATAAGGGTGTTTACTCAGCGAACCACGCGATTGTGTCGGTTGGTTCGAGCCCTAGTTCACAATTATTGAACGGCATTGTTGACTTAGGTAAAAGTGGGGAAGTGTTGGTCGACGAATATATGCGAACTTCACACCCTGATATCTTAGCCGCTGGTGACGTTGCGTCATCATACGATAATCCAGCGCAACGTGAAGTGTACATTCCACTTGGTTCAACGGCCGTGCGTCAAGGAACTATCTTAGGAATGAACATCATCGAAAATCGGATGAAGTATATCGGAACGCAAGCAAGTTCTGGTTTGCAATTGTATGGGGTAACTACGGTTACAACTGGTTTGACGAAAACCAACGCAATTAAGAACGGAATTGATGCTGAAAAAGTTGTGATGCGCACGGTATATCCATTGACAACTGAAGAAGGTACAACCGATGAAGATGTCTTGATTACATTAACTTATCGTAAAGACAACCAACGAATTATTGGTGGTCAAATGCGGAGTCGTGCCGATGTTTCACAAACTGTTAACACCCTGTCAGTAGCAATTCAAAACAACATGACGCTTGGCGATTTAGCCTATGTCGATCAATTGCTTGAAAGCTCTGACCGACCATTTAATATTCTGAATTTTGCGGCACAATTTGCGTTAAATAATGAAGTGAATAGTAATAGCAAGGGGAAATAA
- a CDS encoding FAD-dependent oxidoreductase, giving the protein MGLFGNLFKSKEKQKVVVLGLNGSSAAALSNIIYEYPDVQIDVYTADETKPFVTAVPAYMHKVKDEFSDADIRFVTATNIQQLSESIHIHNHTLFGGLDTNSKRVTIQNLDDETEELVTYDKLLYALPAVVSLPDIPGIFSRRILPYQNAADFLQIETDLKRLENSGRAFKGLNIAIFGQGYDTAELAVRAKNGGANVTYIAARNNGKFANNENIFRQKMLGRLEEFGVKVIFEQDIRKFEEDGLKVKVNFENGEQVVVDYVFALSTPVPDTKLLRNVIDLGKSDEIIVNEYLETSQADVLASGSSTGIGFAISRTFEYLPMQKKAIRQGAVAGLNMFKRTAVTAGTQSSSGVNVFGMSFYRTGMSVDVAENFDMSADSVTITDQYRPEYMKTNETITITLVYDRHDRIILGAQLMSMIDIAQSVNTLTIAIQNRMTIDELSFVDMLFQPNFDRPFNYLNLAAQAAVAKEASVFNN; this is encoded by the coding sequence ATGGGTTTATTTGGAAATTTATTCAAATCAAAAGAAAAGCAAAAGGTTGTTGTACTTGGGCTTAATGGTAGTAGTGCAGCAGCGCTCTCTAATATTATTTATGAATATCCCGATGTACAAATTGACGTGTATACCGCGGACGAAACAAAGCCTTTCGTTACGGCTGTCCCTGCTTACATGCACAAAGTAAAAGACGAATTTTCTGATGCGGATATTCGGTTTGTCACGGCAACTAATATTCAACAACTTTCAGAAAGCATTCACATTCATAACCACACATTGTTTGGTGGGTTAGATACGAATTCTAAACGTGTTACCATCCAAAACTTGGATGACGAAACTGAAGAATTGGTGACATACGATAAATTATTGTATGCCTTGCCAGCTGTTGTATCATTGCCTGATATTCCCGGAATCTTTTCACGTCGGATTTTACCATATCAAAATGCGGCTGATTTCTTGCAAATCGAAACTGACTTAAAGCGTTTGGAAAACAGTGGTCGGGCGTTTAAGGGCCTTAACATTGCGATCTTTGGTCAAGGATATGATACCGCTGAACTTGCTGTGCGGGCTAAGAACGGTGGCGCAAACGTTACTTATATTGCCGCTCGGAATAACGGTAAATTTGCTAATAATGAAAATATTTTCCGACAAAAGATGCTTGGTCGCTTGGAAGAATTTGGCGTGAAAGTTATTTTCGAACAAGATATTCGCAAGTTTGAAGAAGATGGTCTCAAAGTTAAAGTTAACTTTGAAAACGGCGAACAAGTCGTAGTCGATTATGTGTTTGCATTGTCAACGCCAGTACCTGATACCAAGTTATTACGGAACGTGATTGATTTAGGTAAGTCTGACGAAATCATCGTGAACGAATACCTTGAAACATCACAAGCTGATGTGTTGGCATCCGGTTCATCAACTGGGATTGGCTTTGCGATTTCACGGACTTTTGAATACTTACCAATGCAAAAGAAAGCAATCCGTCAAGGTGCCGTAGCTGGTTTGAACATGTTCAAACGAACGGCAGTAACCGCTGGTACGCAATCAAGTTCAGGGGTTAACGTGTTCGGGATGTCATTTTACCGGACTGGGATGTCAGTTGATGTTGCTGAAAACTTTGATATGAGTGCTGATTCAGTAACAATCACCGACCAATACCGACCAGAATACATGAAAACCAATGAAACGATTACGATTACGTTGGTTTATGATCGCCACGATCGTATTATCCTGGGAGCACAGTTGATGAGTATGATTGATATCGCTCAATCGGTAAATACGTTGACGATTGCGATTCAAAACCGGATGACGATTGATGAATTATCGTTTGTTGATATGTTGTTCCAACCAAACTTCGACCGTCCATTTAACTACTTGAACTTGGCGGCCCAAGCCGCGGTTGCTAAAGAAGCAAGTGTGTTCAATAACTAG
- a CDS encoding FAD-dependent oxidoreductase — MGLLSKLFKSSTTSDEIVVIGLNESSAASIFQILQDYPKAKITVYEEQLTTNFKVDVPDFGHVDEYVEDKDIVVLSSKRMTDISDSIKINYGAKVERIDTKNNVVKGTVLGTGESFETKYNKLIYALPAQRSMPKIEGAQNNKRILNFQSQLDFTRLDSDLGRFENSARPYEDLKIAVIGNGYVLDELAVRSKKMGADVTYVSQLHSAVSTYDDQKFVELRLNLLRDNDIEVIVDKDIAKFDIKGTKVAMTLNDGALAEFDYVFIQTQLAPNVTLLKNEVALSPDNAIIADEYRQTSVDNVFAIGTSTVSKSNVAGGQYPLATQDNVIRQGEVAGLNIYEKVMPEIGTQASAGVNVFGTSFFRTGVTLRDAKKFGLDADEVTVSEYYRPEYMNSNEKVMVSLVYNQESHEIIGAQMMSGIDVSQSINAFSIAMQKKMTIEEFSFVDMLFQPHFDKPFNYLNMVAQASMSKVNNHWK, encoded by the coding sequence ATGGGGTTACTAAGTAAATTATTTAAATCTAGTACGACAAGTGATGAAATCGTAGTTATCGGTTTAAACGAGAGTAGTGCCGCAAGTATTTTCCAAATCTTGCAAGACTACCCTAAAGCTAAGATTACAGTTTACGAAGAACAATTAACGACTAATTTTAAAGTAGATGTACCAGATTTTGGGCACGTTGATGAATACGTTGAAGACAAAGACATAGTTGTGTTGTCTTCCAAGCGGATGACGGATATTAGCGATAGTATCAAGATTAACTACGGTGCTAAAGTTGAACGAATCGATACCAAAAACAACGTGGTTAAGGGAACTGTTCTTGGTACTGGTGAATCATTTGAAACGAAATACAATAAGTTGATTTACGCACTTCCAGCACAGCGCAGCATGCCTAAAATTGAAGGTGCCCAAAACAACAAGCGAATCTTAAATTTTCAAAGCCAATTGGATTTTACCCGGCTTGATAGTGATCTTGGGCGTTTTGAAAACAGTGCTCGACCATATGAAGACTTGAAGATTGCCGTGATTGGTAATGGATACGTGCTTGATGAATTGGCAGTTCGAAGCAAGAAGATGGGTGCTGATGTGACCTATGTTTCGCAATTGCACAGCGCAGTTAGCACGTATGATGATCAAAAATTCGTGGAACTACGATTGAACTTGTTACGCGACAATGACATCGAAGTTATCGTGGATAAGGATATTGCGAAATTCGACATCAAGGGTACGAAAGTTGCGATGACTTTGAATGATGGAGCCTTGGCAGAGTTTGATTATGTCTTTATTCAGACACAACTAGCACCGAATGTGACTTTACTCAAAAATGAAGTTGCATTAAGCCCAGACAATGCAATTATTGCTGATGAATATCGGCAAACTTCAGTTGACAATGTCTTTGCAATTGGAACATCAACGGTTTCTAAGAGTAATGTTGCCGGTGGTCAATATCCCTTGGCAACGCAGGACAATGTCATTCGCCAAGGTGAAGTTGCTGGTTTGAACATATATGAAAAAGTGATGCCAGAAATTGGAACTCAAGCTAGTGCTGGGGTTAACGTTTTTGGAACATCGTTTTTCCGAACAGGTGTGACCTTACGGGATGCCAAAAAGTTTGGTTTAGATGCTGATGAGGTTACCGTATCCGAATACTACCGTCCTGAATACATGAATAGTAACGAAAAAGTGATGGTCAGCTTGGTGTATAACCAAGAATCACATGAGATTATTGGCGCTCAAATGATGAGTGGAATTGATGTTTCACAATCAATTAATGCCTTTTCAATTGCGATGCAAAAGAAGATGACCATTGAAGAATTCTCATTTGTCGATATGCTTTTCCAACCGCACTTTGATAAACCATTTAATTACCTGAACATGGTCGCGCAAGCGTCAATGAGTAAGGTTAATAATCACTGGAAATAG
- a CDS encoding FAD-dependent oxidoreductase yields MKVIVIGSTFAGTYAVQELLSMHPDAEVTIYEKEATMSFVSSGIALYLNGEVNELDNLYEVKPKSLFDLGVDIHLNTNVTNIDPTTKTIRARSLETGEEIEDSYDKLLFTPGSFPIMPPIRGIENEKVMLARNAYDAKMLSEASNSAKSLIVVGAGYIGVEIAEAFNKKGSEVTIIQGSGRVLRKYHDELYSNEIITDFEHNGVKVILSEIVEGFKDTDDGRLQVTTNKGTYVADRAIVSVGSRASSQLLRGKVELGRNGEVLVDKYMRTSNPDIMAAGDVATSFNNPANKDVYIPLGSTAVRQGTIMGMNVYEPIVKYTGTQASSGIKIYDVSTVTTGLTMAAARKNGLNADDITVQSTHRIVDKDWQKLDEAATLTVVYDKDSNYILGAQMRSRADISQTINTISIAIQKKLTIQELAVVDQVSQSTDQSFNLLNLAGKFAANKIRKNTMKKR; encoded by the coding sequence GTGAAAGTCATTGTGATTGGAAGCACGTTTGCTGGAACATACGCAGTCCAAGAATTGCTCAGCATGCACCCCGATGCAGAGGTTACGATTTACGAAAAAGAAGCTACGATGTCATTTGTTAGTAGTGGAATCGCCCTTTACCTCAATGGTGAAGTTAACGAATTAGATAACTTGTATGAAGTTAAGCCAAAATCATTATTTGATCTTGGTGTCGATATTCACTTGAATACAAACGTGACTAATATTGACCCAACCACCAAAACGATTCGCGCTCGCTCATTAGAGACTGGCGAAGAAATTGAAGATTCATACGACAAACTACTATTTACGCCGGGTTCATTTCCAATCATGCCGCCAATTCGTGGAATTGAAAACGAAAAAGTGATGCTCGCGCGTAACGCCTACGATGCCAAAATGTTGAGTGAGGCCTCAAATAGTGCCAAGTCATTAATTGTCGTGGGTGCTGGTTACATTGGGGTTGAAATTGCAGAAGCATTCAACAAAAAGGGTAGTGAAGTTACTATCATTCAAGGTTCTGGTCGAGTATTACGGAAATACCATGATGAATTATACTCGAACGAAATTATTACCGATTTTGAGCATAATGGCGTAAAGGTTATCTTGAGCGAAATTGTTGAAGGGTTTAAGGACACTGATGATGGTCGCTTACAAGTCACAACGAACAAAGGAACTTATGTCGCTGATCGTGCAATCGTCAGTGTTGGTTCCCGGGCTAGTTCACAATTATTACGCGGTAAAGTTGAATTAGGGCGGAATGGTGAAGTCCTAGTTGATAAATATATGCGTACTTCTAACCCCGACATTATGGCCGCAGGTGATGTGGCAACATCATTTAACAACCCGGCGAACAAAGATGTCTACATTCCGCTTGGCTCAACAGCCGTGCGTCAAGGAACGATTATGGGTATGAACGTGTACGAACCAATTGTGAAATACACGGGAACCCAAGCAAGTTCAGGAATTAAAATTTACGATGTATCGACAGTTACCACTGGTTTAACGATGGCTGCTGCCCGTAAAAATGGTTTGAATGCAGATGATATTACGGTCCAATCAACCCATCGGATTGTTGATAAGGATTGGCAAAAACTTGACGAAGCCGCGACTTTAACGGTGGTTTACGATAAGGATTCGAACTACATTCTTGGTGCGCAAATGCGAAGTCGTGCTGATATTTCCCAAACAATTAACACGATTTCAATTGCAATTCAAAAGAAGCTCACGATTCAAGAATTGGCAGTTGTTGATCAAGTAAGTCAAAGTACTGATCAATCATTCAACTTATTGAATTTAGCCGGTAAGTTTGCCGCTAATAAAATTCGCAAAAATACAATGAAAAAGCGTTAA